A stretch of the Mycobacteriales bacterium genome encodes the following:
- a CDS encoding DNA topoisomerase IB, producing the protein MPRLRRSDPNRPGFTRRRAGTGWTYRDVDGSRITDRGAVERIRALVIPPAWQDVWISPYPNGHIQAVGTDAAGRRQYRYHDAWREHRDRVKHLRVLQVGEKLPALRRRWARDLRREDLDRNRVLAAAATLLDLGLFRVGGEEYAEEHSTYGLATLRREHVTVSGARLVFDYTAKAGIRRQEEVRNARVAAVVTALHDRADDPNPELFAYRHGDSWNDVKSATVNEYLREVSGLDMSAKDFRTWHATVLMATVLGRTAVPASRRGRDKAVRAGYVAVAEALGNTPAVSKASYVDPRVVDLYHGGTTIAVPPTRRSDDAMRSALEKEVLDLLHVEPD; encoded by the coding sequence GTGCCCCGGCTGCGCCGTAGCGACCCGAACCGGCCCGGCTTCACCCGCCGCCGGGCCGGCACCGGCTGGACGTACCGGGACGTGGACGGGAGCCGGATCACCGACCGGGGCGCGGTCGAGCGGATCCGGGCGCTGGTGATCCCGCCGGCCTGGCAGGACGTCTGGATCAGCCCGTATCCGAACGGGCACATCCAGGCGGTCGGGACCGACGCCGCCGGCCGCCGGCAGTACCGCTACCACGACGCCTGGCGGGAGCACCGGGACCGGGTCAAGCACCTGCGGGTGCTGCAGGTGGGGGAGAAGCTGCCGGCGCTGCGCCGGCGCTGGGCCCGGGACCTGCGCCGCGAGGACCTCGACCGCAACCGGGTGCTGGCCGCCGCGGCGACGCTGCTGGACCTCGGCCTGTTCCGGGTCGGCGGCGAGGAGTACGCCGAGGAGCACAGCACGTACGGGCTGGCCACCCTGCGCCGGGAGCACGTCACCGTCAGCGGCGCCCGCCTCGTCTTCGACTACACCGCCAAGGCCGGCATCCGCCGCCAGGAGGAGGTCCGCAACGCCCGCGTGGCCGCGGTCGTCACCGCGCTGCACGACCGGGCCGACGACCCCAACCCGGAGCTGTTCGCCTACCGGCACGGGGACTCCTGGAACGACGTGAAGAGCGCGACGGTCAACGAGTACCTGCGCGAGGTGTCGGGGCTGGACATGTCGGCCAAGGACTTCCGCACCTGGCACGCGACCGTGCTCATGGCCACCGTCCTCGGCCGGACGGCCGTCCCGGCCAGCCGGCGCGGCCGGGACAAGGCCGTGCGGGCCGGGTACGTCGCGGTCGCCGAGGCGCTCGGCAACACGCCGGCCGTGAGCAAGGCGTCCTATGTGGACCCGCGGGTGGTCGACCTCTACCACGGCGGCACCACGATCGCGGTCCCGCCGACGAGGCGCTCCGACGACGCGATGCGCTCGGCCCTGGAGAAGGAGGTCCTGGACCTCCTGCACGTGGAGCCCGACTAG
- a CDS encoding CYTH and CHAD domain-containing protein, with product MASEIERKYEVPPDFAVDPRLAPAGTTLGEPATHDLVAVYYDTADLRLAADKVALRRRTGGTDAGWHVKRYRAPDERDEVQLPAGRTAAVPAAVGAEVRAISRGATLRPTVKMATRRTEWPLLDPDGRVLALVADDEVASEVVADPAAAQRWRELEVELVDGDRELLRTVDKKLRKAGAARSADPAKIARALDGRWPEAEPEPGPKGSAAAVVGAYVRAQRDTIVAYDPRVRRDEPDAVHKMRVATRRLRSTLKTFRPLWDRAAGDHLRAELKWLADVLGRVRDAEVMAGRLEATLHTLPPELVVGPVSARLTDGVRARGVKDHKALVTALNGRRYAALLDELDALLAAPPTEHGRRPAKTYVPHRVKRTVAEVDRLLDTAEKAEPHGPPLPGVLGRDTALHEARKAAKRSRYGAEAAAPVGGPGPAALAAAMEDLQELLGDQHDSVVTRELLRAAGMQAHGAGENGFTYGLLHAEMATEAADLEAGLPAARKAIARPKATGWL from the coding sequence GTGGCGAGCGAGATCGAGCGTAAGTACGAGGTTCCGCCGGACTTCGCGGTCGACCCGCGCCTCGCCCCCGCCGGCACCACGCTCGGCGAGCCGGCCACCCACGACCTGGTCGCCGTCTACTACGACACCGCCGACCTGCGGCTGGCCGCGGACAAGGTCGCGCTGCGCCGGCGTACCGGCGGGACCGACGCCGGCTGGCACGTCAAGCGCTACCGCGCCCCGGACGAGCGGGACGAGGTCCAGCTGCCGGCCGGGCGGACCGCCGCGGTGCCGGCCGCGGTCGGGGCCGAGGTCCGCGCGATCAGCCGCGGCGCCACCCTGCGCCCGACGGTGAAGATGGCCACCCGCCGGACCGAGTGGCCGCTGCTCGACCCGGACGGCCGGGTGCTGGCGCTGGTCGCCGACGACGAGGTCGCCTCCGAGGTGGTCGCCGACCCGGCCGCGGCGCAGCGCTGGCGCGAGCTGGAGGTCGAGCTCGTCGACGGCGACCGCGAGCTGCTGCGCACGGTGGACAAGAAGCTGCGCAAGGCCGGCGCGGCCCGCTCGGCCGACCCGGCCAAGATCGCCCGCGCCCTCGACGGCCGCTGGCCCGAGGCCGAGCCCGAGCCCGGCCCGAAGGGCAGCGCCGCCGCGGTCGTCGGCGCGTACGTGCGGGCCCAGCGGGACACGATCGTCGCGTACGACCCGCGGGTCCGCCGGGACGAGCCGGACGCCGTGCACAAGATGCGGGTGGCGACCCGGCGGCTGCGCAGCACGCTGAAGACGTTCCGGCCGCTGTGGGACCGGGCCGCCGGCGACCACCTGCGGGCCGAGCTGAAGTGGCTGGCCGACGTACTCGGCCGGGTCCGCGACGCCGAGGTGATGGCGGGCCGGCTGGAGGCCACGCTGCACACGCTGCCGCCGGAGCTGGTCGTCGGCCCGGTCTCGGCCCGGCTCACCGACGGCGTCCGCGCGCGGGGGGTCAAGGACCACAAGGCGCTGGTCACCGCCCTGAACGGGCGGCGGTACGCGGCGCTGCTGGACGAGCTCGACGCGCTGCTGGCCGCGCCGCCGACCGAGCACGGCCGGCGGCCGGCGAAGACGTACGTGCCGCACCGGGTGAAGCGGACCGTGGCCGAGGTGGACCGGCTGCTGGACACCGCGGAGAAGGCCGAGCCGCACGGTCCGCCGCTGCCGGGCGTGCTGGGCCGGGACACCGCGCTGCACGAGGCCCGCAAGGCGGCCAAGCGGTCGCGGTACGGGGCCGAGGCGGCCGCTCCGGTCGGCGGCCCCGGCCCGGCCGCGCTGGCCGCGGCGATGGAGGACCTGCAGGAGCTGCTCGGCGACCAGCACGACTCGGTCGTCACCCGCGAGCTGCTGCGCGCGGCCGGCATGCAGGCGCATGGCGCCGGCGAGAACGGCTTCACCTACGGCCTGCTGCACGCGGAGATGGCCACCGAGGCGGCCGACCTGGAGGCCGGGCTGCCCGCCGCCCGCAAGGCGATCGCCCGCCCGAAGGCGACCGGCTGGCTCTAG
- a CDS encoding SRPBCC family protein, with translation MSTVEKSIDVDVPVGTAYDQWTQFESFPQFMEGVDRVDQLSPTRTHWVTSIGGVHRQFEAEITEQSPDERIAWTSVDGPKQAGVVSFHPVDAGTSRVILVVDFEPAGLVETVGDKLGFVGRRVEGDLERFKKFIESRGTAEGGWRGQVDRQTP, from the coding sequence ATGAGCACCGTCGAGAAGTCGATCGACGTCGACGTCCCGGTCGGCACCGCGTACGACCAGTGGACCCAGTTCGAGTCCTTCCCGCAGTTCATGGAGGGCGTCGACCGCGTCGACCAGCTCTCCCCCACCCGGACGCACTGGGTGACCTCGATCGGCGGCGTGCACCGGCAGTTCGAGGCCGAGATCACCGAGCAGAGCCCGGACGAGCGGATCGCCTGGACCTCGGTGGACGGACCCAAGCAGGCCGGGGTGGTCTCCTTCCACCCGGTGGACGCGGGCACGAGCCGGGTGATCCTCGTCGTCGACTTCGAGCCGGCCGGCCTGGTGGAGACGGTCGGCGACAAGCTCGGCTTCGTCGGGCGCCGGGTCGAGGGCGACCTCGAGCGCTTCAAGAAGTTCATCGAGTCCCGCGGGACCGCCGAGGGCGGCTGGCGCGGCCAGGTCGACCGCCAGACCCCCTGA
- a CDS encoding nucleotidyltransferase family protein yields MSTPEQVAEATDAVVDADLLETVKKAAVELKRAGVTFALCGGWATYARGGPRSEHDADFALLERDVAHAVDAMTATGFEADTEAPEDWLTKLWDRGNLVDLIFRLSGKPVTEDILGRAEEIEVGSVQMPVLAATDLVVTKLLTYRDHYADFGSALPMVRALREQVDWGQVRERTAQSPFAEAFLLLADRLGLTD; encoded by the coding sequence GTGAGCACTCCCGAGCAGGTCGCCGAGGCCACCGACGCCGTCGTCGACGCCGACCTGCTGGAGACGGTGAAGAAGGCCGCGGTCGAGCTCAAGCGGGCGGGGGTCACCTTCGCGCTCTGCGGCGGCTGGGCCACGTACGCGCGGGGCGGTCCGCGCTCCGAGCACGACGCCGACTTCGCGCTGCTGGAGCGGGACGTGGCCCACGCGGTCGACGCGATGACCGCCACCGGGTTCGAGGCCGACACCGAGGCGCCCGAGGACTGGCTGACCAAGCTCTGGGATCGCGGCAACCTGGTCGACCTGATCTTCCGGCTGTCCGGGAAACCGGTCACCGAGGACATCCTGGGCCGGGCCGAGGAGATCGAGGTCGGTTCGGTGCAGATGCCGGTGCTGGCCGCGACCGACCTCGTGGTGACCAAGCTGCTGACGTACCGGGACCACTACGCGGACTTCGGCAGCGCGCTGCCGATGGTGCGGGCGCTGCGGGAACAGGTCGACTGGGGCCAGGTCCGGGAGCGGACCGCGCAGTCGCCGTTCGCGGAGGCGTTCCTGCTGCTGGCCGACCGCCTCGGGCTGACCGACTGA
- a CDS encoding oxidoreductase, which translates to MGLFDRRRRSGRGRSAAGAGGVRTLLDREATKEDLAHLREFASTKVGVEFYVEPETTATDTTAVAVASDGEWTRRRVGSPAAIGKLARDLRLPVYEAAVVGYPQRMRDWNARRKRESGL; encoded by the coding sequence ATGGGTTTGTTCGATCGGCGGCGCCGGTCCGGACGCGGCCGGTCGGCCGCGGGTGCCGGTGGGGTGCGGACCCTCCTGGACCGCGAGGCGACCAAGGAGGATCTGGCCCACCTGCGCGAGTTCGCCTCGACCAAGGTCGGGGTGGAGTTCTACGTCGAGCCGGAGACCACGGCCACCGACACCACGGCGGTCGCGGTCGCCTCGGACGGGGAGTGGACCCGCCGCCGGGTCGGCTCGCCGGCCGCGATCGGCAAGCTGGCCCGCGACCTGCGGCTGCCGGTGTACGAGGCCGCCGTCGTCGGCTACCCGCAGCGGATGCGGGACTGGAACGCCAGGCGCAAGCGCGAGAGCGGACTCTAG
- a CDS encoding NAD(+)/NADH kinase, translating into MHSPKRVGLVLHPRRDSEPAVKAIEDWARRNNHTLVGVPGEVDRIGYDIEQVEPGELSGLDLLISLGGDGTMLRALRLSQPRAVPVLGVNLGRLGFLAEIDVPDLPDALTEIDAGNSTVETRVAVQVDFDDSTAFAFNDVAVVRHPGQPVAAVEVKVEGQPFVRYAADAIVIATPTGSTAYSFSAGGPIVSPRAEGLLVIPVAPHSAFNRAVFLSAGEPVGLDLLPTSGRLAVEVDGLLAGTVEPGQSVNVFLCARAGRVVRLGTTTFYQRARRKLRLADPAELDEVDVTKTG; encoded by the coding sequence ATGCATTCGCCCAAGCGGGTCGGCCTGGTCCTGCACCCGCGCCGCGACTCCGAGCCGGCGGTCAAGGCCATCGAGGACTGGGCCCGCCGCAACAACCACACGCTGGTCGGCGTGCCCGGCGAGGTCGACCGCATCGGCTACGACATCGAGCAGGTCGAGCCGGGCGAGCTGTCCGGACTGGACCTGCTGATCAGCCTGGGCGGGGACGGCACGATGCTGCGGGCGCTGCGGCTGTCCCAGCCCAGGGCCGTGCCGGTGCTCGGGGTGAACTTGGGCCGGCTCGGCTTCCTGGCCGAGATCGACGTGCCCGACCTGCCGGACGCACTGACCGAGATCGACGCGGGCAACTCGACCGTGGAGACCCGGGTCGCGGTCCAGGTCGACTTCGACGACTCGACCGCGTTCGCGTTCAACGACGTCGCGGTGGTGCGGCACCCGGGCCAGCCGGTCGCCGCGGTCGAGGTCAAGGTCGAGGGCCAGCCCTTCGTGCGGTACGCGGCCGACGCGATCGTGATCGCCACGCCGACCGGGTCCACCGCGTACAGCTTCTCGGCCGGCGGGCCGATCGTCTCGCCCCGGGCCGAGGGGCTGCTGGTCATCCCGGTCGCGCCGCACTCGGCGTTCAACCGGGCGGTGTTCCTGTCCGCGGGGGAGCCGGTCGGGCTGGACCTGCTGCCGACCAGCGGCCGGCTCGCGGTCGAGGTCGACGGGCTGCTGGCCGGCACGGTCGAGCCGGGCCAGTCCGTGAACGTGTTCCTCTGCGCCCGGGCCGGGCGGGTGGTCCGGCTCGGGACGACGACGTTCTACCAGCGGGCCCGGCGCAAGCTGCGGCTGGCCGACCCGGCCGAGCTGGACGAGGTCGACGTCACGAAGACCGGGTGA
- a CDS encoding fused MFS/spermidine synthase: protein MSDTRTERPTLALPPAFAAVIVFVAAAAVLVLETLALRLIAPYVGVTLQTNTAVIGAALMAIAVGAWAGGRAADRVDRPQRLLGPLLLVGACLTLLTLPVVRWVGTATQGTGDASATLLLAMAAVILPAGLLSAVAPIVAKLQLRDLHETGTIVGKLSGIGTLGGIVATFATGFILVAAFRTSTILIGTGVVVAVVGALVFLWDRRLPGGAGTGPLPGAAIALLPLSILLVAVAPNPCQKETEYHCARVVADPERSTGRTLELDTLRHSYVDLADPRYLEFDYTKALAAVADSIRPAGTPMTALHIGGGGFTMPRYLAASRPGTRGTVLEIDGGVVSLGRQRLGVDAIPNLSVRVGDGRTGLREQPRDGYDFVVGDAFGGLAVPWHLTTKEVAEQVRDVLHDDGVYAVNVIDYQPDRFARAEIATLKSVFGHVALIGAPVTVAGQGGGNHILVASRQPLPLAGIQRDLATRNAWLVADEQATTRFAGAAEVLTDAHAPVDQLITQFTRSS, encoded by the coding sequence GTGAGCGACACCCGCACCGAGCGCCCGACCCTCGCCCTGCCGCCCGCGTTCGCCGCGGTCATCGTGTTCGTCGCGGCCGCCGCGGTGCTGGTGCTGGAGACGCTGGCGCTGCGGCTGATCGCCCCGTACGTCGGGGTGACGCTGCAGACGAACACCGCCGTGATCGGCGCCGCGCTGATGGCGATCGCGGTCGGCGCCTGGGCCGGCGGCCGGGCCGCGGACCGGGTGGACCGGCCGCAGCGGCTGCTCGGCCCGCTGCTGCTGGTCGGCGCCTGCCTGACCCTGCTCACCCTGCCGGTGGTGCGCTGGGTCGGCACCGCCACCCAGGGCACCGGCGACGCCTCGGCGACCCTGCTGCTGGCGATGGCCGCGGTGATCCTGCCGGCCGGGCTGCTGTCCGCGGTGGCGCCGATCGTGGCCAAGCTGCAGCTGCGCGACCTGCACGAGACCGGCACGATCGTCGGCAAGCTGTCCGGGATCGGCACCCTCGGCGGCATCGTCGCGACGTTCGCGACCGGCTTCATCCTGGTCGCGGCGTTCCGGACCAGCACGATCCTCATCGGCACCGGCGTCGTCGTGGCGGTCGTGGGCGCGCTGGTGTTCCTCTGGGACCGCCGGCTGCCCGGCGGCGCGGGCACCGGCCCGCTGCCCGGGGCCGCGATCGCGCTGCTGCCGCTGTCGATCCTGCTGGTCGCGGTGGCGCCGAACCCGTGCCAGAAGGAGACCGAGTACCACTGCGCCCGGGTGGTCGCCGACCCGGAGCGGTCCACCGGCCGGACGCTGGAGCTGGACACCCTGCGCCACTCGTACGTGGACCTGGCCGACCCGCGGTACCTGGAGTTCGACTACACGAAGGCGCTGGCCGCGGTGGCCGACTCGATCCGGCCGGCCGGGACGCCGATGACCGCGCTGCACATCGGCGGCGGCGGCTTCACGATGCCGCGCTACCTGGCCGCCAGCCGCCCCGGCACCCGCGGCACCGTGCTGGAGATCGACGGCGGCGTGGTCTCCCTCGGCCGGCAGCGGCTCGGCGTCGACGCCATCCCGAACCTGTCCGTACGGGTCGGGGACGGGCGGACCGGGCTGCGGGAGCAGCCCCGGGATGGCTACGACTTCGTCGTCGGCGACGCGTTCGGCGGCCTGGCGGTGCCCTGGCACCTGACCACGAAGGAGGTCGCCGAGCAGGTCCGCGACGTCCTGCACGACGACGGCGTGTACGCGGTGAACGTCATCGACTACCAGCCCGACCGGTTCGCCCGGGCCGAGATCGCCACCCTGAAGTCGGTCTTCGGCCATGTCGCGCTCATCGGCGCGCCGGTCACGGTGGCCGGGCAGGGCGGCGGCAACCACATCCTGGTCGCCTCCCGGCAGCCGCTGCCGCTGGCCGGCATCCAGCGCGACCTGGCCACCCGCAACGCCTGGCTGGTCGCCGACGAGCAGGCCACGACCCGGTTCGCCGGCGCCGCCGAGGTGCTGACCGACGCGCACGCGCCGGTCGATCAGCTGATCACCCAGTTCACCCGGTCTTCGTGA
- a CDS encoding FAD-binding oxidoreductase codes for MTEPAPTPGPWTFATVESVRPENAHVATLRLRVPDRRAHLPGQHYIVRLTAEDGYSASRSYSVASPPEDAGVVELTVDRLPAGEVSPYLTEDVVAGDEVEVRGPVGGYFVWRGESPLLLVAGGSGVAPVMAMLRSRRLSHPDVPVRLLFSVRAPEELIFATELGPETTVVYTRRTPPAATRPAGRITADDVAAVAFDDGPAYVCGSTGFVEAAATLLAQQGYDRSRIKLERYGSSGS; via the coding sequence GTGACTGAGCCGGCGCCGACGCCGGGGCCGTGGACGTTCGCGACGGTGGAGTCGGTGCGGCCGGAGAACGCGCACGTGGCCACGTTGCGGCTGCGGGTGCCGGACCGGCGCGCGCACCTGCCCGGACAGCACTACATCGTCCGGCTCACCGCCGAGGACGGTTACAGCGCCAGCCGGTCGTACTCGGTGGCCTCGCCGCCGGAGGACGCGGGCGTGGTCGAGCTGACCGTGGACCGGCTGCCCGCGGGCGAGGTCTCGCCGTACCTGACCGAGGACGTGGTCGCGGGCGACGAGGTCGAGGTGCGCGGGCCGGTCGGCGGCTACTTCGTCTGGCGCGGCGAGAGCCCGCTGCTGCTGGTGGCCGGCGGGTCCGGGGTGGCGCCGGTGATGGCGATGCTGCGCTCGCGCCGGCTGTCGCACCCGGACGTCCCGGTCCGGCTGCTGTTCTCGGTGCGGGCGCCGGAGGAGCTGATCTTCGCCACCGAGCTCGGCCCCGAGACCACGGTCGTCTACACGCGACGGACGCCGCCGGCCGCGACGAGACCGGCCGGCCGGATCACCGCGGACGACGTCGCGGCGGTCGCCTTCGACGACGGCCCCGCGTACGTCTGCGGCTCCACCGGCTTCGTCGAGGCCGCCGCGACCCTGCTGGCGCAGCAGGGCTACGACCGGAGCCGGATCAAGCTGGAGCGGTACGGCTCATCCGGGTCCTGA
- a CDS encoding sulfite oxidase-like oxidoreductase, with the protein MRASRGFTGRRRGGEPGRLPPGQYDVGSGWPVLTAELTPRLDLDSWSITVNGRVEKPMTWTWKEVQQLAPDRFSGDIHCVTTWSKLDTSFAGISVDTLLAEARPTPEATFAVATSSTGYTTNLPLADITGGKAWIVWEHEGRPLPVEHGGPVRMIVPHLYFWKSAKWIETITLLDHDEPGFWEVRGYHDRGDPWREQRYQGD; encoded by the coding sequence GTGCGAGCTTCGCGTGGTTTCACCGGTCGTCGCCGCGGCGGCGAGCCCGGCCGTCTTCCCCCGGGTCAGTACGACGTGGGCTCGGGGTGGCCCGTCCTCACCGCGGAGCTGACTCCGCGCCTCGACCTCGACTCGTGGTCGATCACCGTCAACGGGCGCGTCGAGAAGCCCATGACGTGGACCTGGAAAGAGGTCCAGCAGCTGGCGCCGGACCGCTTCAGCGGCGACATCCACTGCGTCACCACGTGGTCCAAACTGGACACGTCCTTCGCCGGCATCTCGGTCGACACGCTGCTGGCCGAGGCCCGGCCGACGCCGGAGGCGACGTTCGCGGTGGCGACGAGCAGCACCGGCTACACGACCAACCTGCCGCTGGCGGACATCACCGGCGGCAAGGCCTGGATCGTCTGGGAGCACGAGGGCCGGCCGCTGCCGGTCGAGCACGGCGGGCCGGTGCGGATGATCGTGCCGCACCTGTACTTCTGGAAGAGCGCGAAGTGGATCGAGACGATCACGCTGCTCGACCACGACGAGCCCGGTTTCTGGGAGGTCCGCGGCTACCACGACCGCGGCGACCCCTGGCGCGAGCAGCGCTACCAGGGTGACTGA
- a CDS encoding cupin domain-containing protein yields MPGGPTPDRPALRRCIGISPAEFAASHWAAKPLLTPAAGNFADLFSLAAVDELVSTRGLRTPFLRVANQGKVVEPARFTRGGGAGAEVSDQLADDRLTELFADGSTLVLQGLHRTWPPLVDFGGRLAAELGHPVQINAYVTPPQNKGFSAHFDVHDVFVLQVAGEKRWTIHAPVHEAPLRDQEWNRYRTAVAARAAEEPAIDTMLRPGDALYLPRGWLHSAEALGDVSVHLTIGIHSVTRYALVEALTALAAEEPELRTSLPLGVDVADPDQLGPDLAATVEALTGWLGKADPAQVADRVRRRVWTQTRPEPVGPLAQAAAARSVTDGTTVRVRGGLRHRLRPVDGGTVVLELPDRTLSLPAATADALRALLSGQVLAAGELPGLDAADGRTLTARLLRESIVVPSAE; encoded by the coding sequence GTGCCGGGCGGTCCCACTCCGGACCGCCCGGCCCTGCGCCGCTGCATCGGCATCTCCCCGGCCGAGTTCGCGGCCTCGCACTGGGCGGCCAAGCCCCTGCTGACGCCCGCCGCCGGGAACTTCGCGGACCTCTTCAGCCTGGCCGCGGTGGACGAGCTGGTCTCCACCCGCGGGCTGCGTACGCCGTTCCTGCGGGTGGCCAACCAGGGCAAGGTCGTCGAGCCGGCCCGGTTCACCCGCGGTGGCGGCGCCGGCGCCGAGGTCTCCGACCAGCTCGCCGACGACCGGCTGACCGAGCTGTTCGCCGACGGCTCCACCCTGGTGCTGCAGGGACTGCACCGGACCTGGCCGCCGCTGGTCGACTTCGGCGGCCGGCTCGCCGCCGAGCTCGGGCACCCGGTCCAGATCAACGCGTACGTGACACCCCCGCAGAACAAGGGGTTCTCGGCGCACTTCGACGTCCATGACGTGTTCGTGCTGCAGGTCGCCGGCGAGAAGCGGTGGACCATCCACGCGCCGGTGCACGAGGCGCCGCTGCGGGACCAGGAATGGAACCGCTACCGCACCGCGGTGGCGGCGCGGGCGGCCGAGGAACCGGCCATCGACACCATGCTGCGCCCGGGTGACGCGCTCTACCTGCCGCGGGGCTGGCTGCACTCGGCCGAGGCGCTCGGCGACGTGTCCGTACACCTGACGATCGGCATCCACTCCGTCACCCGGTACGCGTTGGTGGAGGCGTTGACCGCGCTGGCGGCGGAGGAACCGGAGCTGCGGACCTCGCTGCCGCTCGGCGTCGACGTGGCCGACCCGGACCAGCTCGGGCCCGATCTGGCCGCGACCGTCGAGGCGCTGACCGGCTGGCTCGGCAAGGCCGACCCGGCTCAGGTCGCCGACCGCGTGCGGCGTCGCGTGTGGACACAGACCCGGCCGGAGCCGGTCGGCCCGCTGGCCCAGGCGGCCGCGGCCCGCTCGGTCACCGACGGCACGACCGTCCGGGTGCGCGGGGGACTGCGGCACCGGCTGCGGCCGGTCGACGGCGGCACCGTGGTGCTGGAGCTGCCGGACCGGACGCTCTCGCTGCCGGCCGCGACCGCGGACGCGCTGCGGGCGTTGCTGTCCGGACAGGTTCTGGCCGCGGGTGAGCTGCCCGGTCTGGACGCGGCCGACGGGCGGACGCTGACCGCCCGGCTGCTGCGCGAGTCGATCGTGGTGCCGTCGGCCGAATGA
- a CDS encoding sucrase ferredoxin: MDAGPPAAVSAVFRLGQALERLGSGPGGISERCAPSAERRGDLRLGSASPTARWLLVEQPGGWGSDALLESTLDRTVGAELLRRWEDGAGIRVLLIRRPGRRPAPARRAWAVVDSRAGRERVGWGSWERPDELLDLPVGADAGEPGGPLYLVCAHGRHDACCAIRGRPVAQSLEAARPGAVWECSHIGGDRFAANVVALPHGLFYGHVTPATAPAVATAYEQGEVRTDLLRGRSAFAPPAQAAQHHARLALGETRVDALRPLGMAALADRTWRVRLAAPGGALLVTVRAALGAPVRLTCSSIRAERPRTWELLRLERA; encoded by the coding sequence GTGGATGCGGGACCTCCGGCGGCGGTCTCGGCGGTGTTCCGGCTGGGCCAGGCGCTGGAGCGGCTCGGGAGCGGGCCGGGCGGGATCTCCGAGCGGTGTGCCCCCTCGGCCGAGCGGCGGGGTGACCTCCGGCTCGGCTCGGCCTCGCCGACGGCGCGCTGGCTGCTGGTCGAGCAGCCCGGCGGCTGGGGGTCCGACGCGCTGCTGGAGTCCACTCTGGACCGTACTGTCGGGGCGGAGCTCCTGCGCCGCTGGGAGGACGGGGCCGGCATCCGGGTGCTGCTGATCCGCCGGCCCGGCCGCCGACCGGCCCCGGCCCGCCGCGCCTGGGCCGTGGTCGACTCCCGGGCCGGCCGGGAACGGGTCGGCTGGGGCAGCTGGGAACGCCCCGACGAGCTGCTGGACCTCCCGGTCGGCGCCGACGCGGGCGAGCCCGGCGGCCCGCTCTACCTGGTCTGCGCGCACGGCCGGCACGACGCCTGCTGCGCGATCCGCGGTCGCCCGGTGGCGCAGTCGCTGGAGGCGGCCCGGCCGGGCGCGGTCTGGGAGTGCTCGCACATCGGCGGCGACCGGTTCGCCGCGAACGTCGTCGCCCTGCCGCACGGGCTGTTCTACGGGCACGTCACCCCGGCCACGGCGCCGGCGGTGGCGACCGCGTACGAGCAGGGCGAGGTCCGTACCGACCTGCTCCGCGGCCGGTCCGCGTTCGCGCCGCCGGCCCAGGCGGCCCAGCACCACGCCCGGCTCGCGCTGGGGGAGACCCGGGTGGACGCGCTGCGCCCGCTCGGCATGGCCGCGCTGGCCGACCGGACCTGGCGCGTCCGCCTGGCCGCGCCCGGCGGCGCCCTGCTGGTGACGGTCCGGGCCGCGCTCGGCGCGCCGGTCCGGCTCACCTGCTCCTCGATACGGGCCGAGCGCCCGCGCACCTGGGAGCTGCTCCGCCTCGAACGGGCCTGA